A single region of the Mycobacterium lentiflavum genome encodes:
- a CDS encoding thiolase C-terminal domain-containing protein — MENEFFWTSGADGKLRLQECKACKSLIHPPAPVCRYCRSLDIGVRAVSGQATLAGFTINERFSLPGLVAPYVIAQVAIAEDPRVRLTTNIVDCEPDQLELGQQVEVVFEQVEDVWFPLFRPIPDAGPAPLPVDEIAPERFGDYVRPMLTTDKFEDKVALTGIGMSSIGRRLMQPPLALTVQACEAAIADAGLSYADIDGLSTYPGAMNVGGFGEGGTTALEGALGIRPTWHNGAMETFGPGGSVIAAMLAVAGGLARHVLCFRTLWEATNGELMKQGKIAPPHGSAGRMSGWQMPFGATSAAHTLAMNAQRHFQRYGTTKETLGWIALNQRANAELNPTAIYRTPMTMDDYLNARPITTPFGLYDCDVPCDGAIAVIVSAVDAARDLAKPPVLVEAVGTQIVERLDWDQSTLTHEPQVLGQAAHVWTRTSLRPADVDVAELYDGFSFNCLSWIEALGFCGIGEAKEFLDGGKNIARDGQLPLNTHGGQLSHGRTHGMGLLHEAITQLRGEAGDRQVAEARVGVVSSGGLTPSGVLLLRADT, encoded by the coding sequence ATGGAGAACGAGTTTTTCTGGACCTCGGGTGCCGACGGAAAGCTACGGCTGCAGGAATGTAAGGCCTGCAAATCCCTGATCCATCCGCCTGCGCCGGTATGTCGTTATTGCCGGTCGTTGGATATCGGGGTGCGCGCGGTTTCCGGCCAGGCGACGCTGGCCGGCTTCACCATCAACGAGCGGTTCAGCCTGCCCGGGCTGGTCGCGCCCTACGTGATCGCGCAGGTGGCGATCGCCGAAGACCCGCGGGTGCGATTGACCACCAACATCGTGGACTGCGAGCCGGATCAGCTCGAACTCGGTCAACAGGTCGAGGTCGTCTTCGAGCAGGTCGAGGACGTGTGGTTTCCACTGTTTCGACCGATCCCCGACGCCGGGCCCGCGCCGCTGCCGGTCGACGAGATCGCACCGGAACGCTTCGGCGACTACGTGCGCCCGATGCTCACCACCGACAAGTTCGAAGACAAGGTCGCGTTGACCGGGATCGGCATGTCATCGATCGGCCGGCGGCTGATGCAACCGCCGCTGGCACTGACAGTCCAGGCGTGCGAGGCCGCGATCGCCGACGCCGGCCTGAGCTACGCCGACATCGACGGTCTGTCCACCTACCCCGGCGCGATGAACGTCGGCGGGTTCGGGGAGGGCGGCACCACCGCTCTCGAGGGCGCGCTGGGCATTCGGCCGACGTGGCACAACGGCGCGATGGAAACGTTCGGCCCGGGCGGCTCGGTGATCGCCGCGATGCTCGCGGTCGCCGGTGGGCTGGCGCGTCACGTGCTCTGCTTCCGGACGCTATGGGAAGCCACCAACGGCGAACTGATGAAGCAGGGCAAGATCGCCCCGCCTCATGGATCAGCGGGCCGGATGTCCGGCTGGCAGATGCCATTTGGCGCCACCTCCGCAGCGCACACGTTGGCCATGAACGCGCAGCGCCACTTCCAGCGATACGGCACCACCAAAGAAACGCTGGGCTGGATCGCGTTGAACCAGCGCGCCAACGCCGAACTCAACCCGACGGCCATCTACCGAACCCCGATGACGATGGACGACTATCTCAACGCGCGGCCCATCACCACGCCGTTCGGCCTCTACGACTGCGACGTGCCGTGCGACGGCGCGATCGCCGTGATCGTCTCCGCCGTCGATGCGGCTCGCGATCTGGCCAAGCCCCCGGTCTTGGTCGAGGCGGTCGGGACGCAGATCGTCGAGCGACTCGACTGGGATCAGAGCACGCTGACCCACGAGCCGCAGGTGCTGGGCCAGGCGGCCCATGTGTGGACGCGCACCTCGCTGCGGCCCGCCGACGTCGACGTCGCCGAGCTGTACGACGGTTTTTCGTTCAACTGCCTGTCCTGGATCGAGGCGCTGGGCTTCTGCGGAATCGGTGAGGCCAAGGAGTTCCTGGACGGCGGCAAGAACATCGCCCGCGACGGCCAGCTGCCGCTCAACACGCACGGCGGCCAACTCTCGCACGGCCGCACCCACGGCATGGGATTGCTACACGAGGCGATCACCCAGCTGCGCGGCGAGGCCGGTGACCGCCAGGTCGCCGAGGCCCGGGTCGGCGTGGTCAGCAGCGGCGGCCTCACTCCCAGCGGCGTGCTCCTGCTGCGGGCCGACACATGA
- a CDS encoding TetR/AcrR family transcriptional regulator, with protein sequence MYISVVTTTRRGRPTQAEAKKLQHKLRNAAVATFVTHGYDGTSMDAIAKAAGITRRTLYARYPDKRAVFLDVIPWALTRRMEREDTAEFVAGDLRAALVAVGRAGLARAIDPDIVRLKRIAMNESARFPEFAVSAHSMTWSARHRQVMDLLRHYQAAGAIEIDDLELAAGHFIAAVEHLPARLADSGIYRSPEEEERHLQHAVDLFLRGILRRH encoded by the coding sequence ATGTATATTTCCGTGGTCACCACAACCCGGCGTGGACGCCCGACGCAAGCCGAAGCCAAGAAGCTGCAACACAAGCTGCGCAATGCGGCCGTCGCGACTTTTGTCACGCACGGGTATGACGGCACCAGCATGGACGCGATCGCCAAGGCGGCCGGCATCACTCGGCGCACTCTCTATGCGCGCTATCCCGACAAGCGTGCGGTTTTCCTCGACGTCATTCCCTGGGCGCTCACCCGGCGGATGGAGCGTGAAGACACCGCGGAATTCGTCGCCGGCGACCTGCGGGCGGCCCTGGTCGCGGTGGGTCGGGCCGGTCTGGCGCGGGCGATCGATCCCGACATCGTGCGCCTGAAGCGGATCGCGATGAACGAGTCGGCGCGGTTCCCGGAATTCGCGGTCAGCGCGCATTCCATGACCTGGTCGGCGCGCCACCGGCAGGTGATGGACTTACTGCGTCACTACCAGGCCGCCGGGGCCATCGAGATCGACGATCTCGAGCTGGCCGCCGGCCACTTCATCGCGGCCGTCGAACATCTACCCGCGCGGCTGGCCGACAGCGGGATCTACCGCAGTCCCGAAGAAGAGGAGCGCCACTTGCAGCACGCCGTAGACCTGTTCCTGCGCGGCATCCTGCGGCGCCACTGA
- a CDS encoding amidohydrolase family protein, giving the protein MTLTHSQERVPATERIAVRCVDSDVHPAPKRGELVPYIPEPWRSKYFLTRTVGEQIYYDAPDYAHSYAMRVDAFPPNGEFPCSDPDMAFRQLIMEAGSDIAILEPAAYPARLPEAQHAMSAALNDWQANHWLDSHNNWHERWRGSICCAIEEPDESAREIEKWAGHPFMAQILIKAEPRPSWGHPKYDPIWAAATKHDITVSCHLSRSQFDELPIPPVGFPSYNHDFMVTYSLLAANQVMSLIFDGVFDRFPTLRIVFVEHAFTWILPLMWRMDAIYEARKSWVDIKRKPSEYVKDHIKFTTQPLDYPEDKTELTRALEWMECEKILLFSSDYPHWTFDDPRWLVKHLPKHARDAIMYKNGIATYHLPETVPVLEGQVRVL; this is encoded by the coding sequence ATGACGTTGACACATTCGCAGGAGCGGGTTCCCGCTACCGAGCGCATAGCCGTGCGTTGCGTCGATTCGGATGTCCACCCGGCGCCCAAGCGCGGCGAGCTGGTGCCGTACATCCCCGAGCCCTGGCGCAGCAAGTACTTCCTCACCCGCACCGTGGGTGAGCAGATTTACTACGACGCCCCCGATTACGCGCACTCCTACGCGATGCGCGTGGACGCCTTCCCCCCCAACGGTGAATTCCCTTGCAGCGACCCGGACATGGCCTTTCGCCAGCTGATCATGGAGGCCGGCTCCGACATCGCGATCCTGGAACCCGCCGCCTACCCGGCGCGGCTGCCCGAAGCACAGCACGCGATGTCGGCCGCGTTGAACGACTGGCAGGCCAATCACTGGCTGGACAGCCACAACAACTGGCACGAGCGGTGGCGCGGTTCGATTTGCTGCGCCATCGAGGAGCCCGACGAGTCCGCGCGCGAGATCGAGAAGTGGGCCGGACACCCGTTCATGGCGCAGATCCTGATCAAAGCCGAGCCGCGACCGTCGTGGGGCCACCCGAAGTACGACCCGATCTGGGCAGCCGCGACCAAACACGACATCACCGTGAGCTGCCACCTGTCGCGCAGCCAGTTCGACGAGCTACCGATCCCGCCGGTCGGATTCCCCAGCTATAACCACGATTTCATGGTGACCTACTCGCTGCTGGCCGCGAACCAGGTGATGAGCCTGATCTTCGACGGCGTCTTCGACCGCTTCCCGACGCTGCGGATCGTCTTCGTCGAGCACGCGTTCACCTGGATCCTGCCGCTGATGTGGCGGATGGACGCGATCTACGAAGCTCGCAAGTCCTGGGTGGACATCAAGCGCAAGCCGTCGGAGTACGTCAAGGACCACATCAAGTTCACCACCCAGCCGCTGGACTACCCGGAAGACAAGACCGAGCTGACCCGCGCGCTGGAATGGATGGAATGCGAGAAGATTCTGCTTTTCTCGTCGGACTACCCGCACTGGACGTTCGATGACCCGCGCTGGTTGGTCAAGCATCTGCCCAAGCACGCCCGCGACGCGATCATGTACAAGAACGGCATCGCGACCTATCACCTGCCGGAGACCGTTCCGGTGCTCGAGGGTCAGGTCCGGGTGCTCTGA
- a CDS encoding amidohydrolase family protein produces the protein MIEHADGTSTPLVDASVHIFFPSNKALRKTLREPFKSRGFPDYEMDWYGAPGGEYVPDAEGPDGQYPGSDPDFVGNELFSKRGVDVAVLHPMARGIMPDRHLGSALHAAHNEMMVTNWLENSQYGERYRGTIRVNPDDIPGALREIEKWRGHPRVVQIGVPLQSREVYGKPQFWALWEAAVDAGLPVAAHIEVGSGIAFPPTPSGNTRTYEQYVSFMALNYVYHLMNMIAEGVFERFDGLKFVWGDGAADFITPFIWRMDTFGRPHLEQTPWAPRIPSDYLPGHVYFVQGSLDGPGDTEFAGEWFGFTGKDDMVMFGSSYPHWQCGDIKKLPRALSAEQRDKLCWRNAAQLYGIDIPAGVGAQ, from the coding sequence GTGATCGAACACGCTGACGGAACCAGCACACCGCTCGTCGACGCGAGCGTGCACATCTTCTTCCCGTCCAATAAAGCGCTGCGAAAGACCCTGCGTGAGCCGTTCAAGAGCCGCGGGTTCCCCGACTATGAGATGGACTGGTACGGCGCACCGGGCGGCGAGTACGTACCCGACGCCGAGGGCCCGGACGGTCAGTACCCCGGCTCTGATCCAGACTTCGTTGGCAACGAGCTGTTTTCGAAGCGCGGCGTGGACGTCGCGGTCCTGCACCCGATGGCCCGCGGCATCATGCCGGACCGGCACCTGGGCAGCGCGCTGCACGCCGCGCACAACGAGATGATGGTGACCAACTGGCTGGAGAACAGCCAGTACGGCGAGCGGTACCGCGGCACCATCCGGGTCAACCCCGACGACATCCCCGGCGCGCTGCGCGAGATCGAGAAGTGGCGCGGGCACCCGCGCGTGGTCCAGATCGGCGTTCCCCTGCAATCCCGCGAGGTCTACGGGAAGCCGCAATTCTGGGCGCTATGGGAGGCTGCGGTCGACGCCGGCCTGCCCGTTGCCGCACACATCGAGGTCGGCTCCGGCATCGCCTTTCCGCCGACGCCGTCCGGCAACACCCGCACCTACGAGCAGTACGTCAGCTTCATGGCGCTGAACTACGTGTACCACCTGATGAACATGATCGCCGAGGGCGTGTTCGAGCGCTTCGACGGCCTTAAGTTCGTCTGGGGCGACGGTGCCGCGGACTTCATCACGCCTTTCATCTGGCGGATGGACACGTTCGGCCGGCCACACCTCGAGCAAACGCCGTGGGCGCCGAGGATCCCCAGCGATTATCTGCCCGGTCACGTCTATTTCGTGCAGGGCAGCCTCGACGGTCCCGGTGACACCGAGTTCGCCGGTGAATGGTTCGGCTTCACCGGCAAGGACGACATGGTGATGTTCGGCTCGAGTTACCCACACTGGCAATGCGGCGATATCAAGAAGCTGCCCAGGGCGCTGTCCGCCGAACAGCGCGACAAGCTGTGCTGGCGAAACGCCGCGCAGCTCTACGGCATAGACATCCCCGCCGGAGTGGGCGCACAGTAG
- a CDS encoding alpha/beta fold hydrolase encodes MPSIEINGGNVVYEILGDSGDLIALTPGGRFSKEIEGLRPLADALAAGGYRVLLWDRPNCGASDVQFYGQSESHMRAETLHKLVTGLGFERCILAGGSGGARDSMLTTMLYPEMVTKLVVWNIVGGIYGSFVLGSFYIIPSILAVRGTGMDGVINVTEWKERIAENPANKQRFLDFDKDEFLKLMLRWLNAFVSKPGQTIPGVEDEMFDRIKVPTLIIRGGENDMDHPKRTSLEVSCLIKGSKLIDPPWPEDAWERASEDRAAGRVKHFNMFDTWVQAAPPILEFLGS; translated from the coding sequence GTGCCATCAATTGAGATCAACGGGGGAAATGTTGTCTACGAAATCCTCGGTGACTCAGGCGATCTCATTGCCCTGACCCCCGGCGGGCGGTTCAGTAAGGAAATCGAAGGTCTGCGTCCACTCGCTGATGCACTTGCCGCGGGCGGCTACCGGGTGCTGCTGTGGGACCGGCCCAACTGCGGGGCGTCCGATGTGCAGTTCTACGGGCAGAGCGAATCGCACATGCGCGCCGAGACCCTGCACAAGCTGGTGACCGGGCTGGGCTTCGAACGGTGCATTCTCGCCGGAGGATCCGGCGGGGCAAGGGATTCCATGCTGACCACGATGCTCTACCCGGAGATGGTCACCAAGCTCGTGGTGTGGAACATCGTCGGCGGCATCTACGGCTCGTTCGTGCTCGGCTCCTTCTACATCATCCCCAGCATCCTCGCGGTGCGCGGCACCGGCATGGATGGCGTGATCAACGTGACCGAGTGGAAAGAGCGCATAGCGGAGAACCCGGCCAATAAGCAGCGGTTCCTCGACTTCGATAAGGACGAGTTCCTCAAGCTCATGCTGCGCTGGCTCAACGCGTTCGTCTCCAAGCCGGGACAGACGATTCCCGGTGTGGAGGACGAAATGTTCGACCGAATAAAGGTTCCCACGTTGATCATCCGTGGCGGCGAGAACGACATGGATCACCCCAAGCGAACGTCGCTGGAAGTCAGCTGCCTGATCAAGGGATCCAAGCTCATCGACCCGCCGTGGCCGGAGGATGCCTGGGAGCGTGCCTCCGAGGACCGCGCGGCGGGCCGGGTGAAGCACTTCAACATGTTCGACACCTGGGTGCAGGCGGCACCCCCGATTCTGGAATTCCTGGGCTCGTAA
- a CDS encoding NAD(P)-dependent oxidoreductase — protein MTEIGFIGLGNMGFPMAHRLIDDGNNVIAFDTSSATLDRIVSLGARAASSAKDVADRAETVLASLPSPAVSLEVASGSVGVIAGSRVKRYVELSTVGSRAAVRIHDLLAGRAIAALDSPVSGGVGGSEKGTLALMVSGPRNEFDVIRPILEALGRPFYIGEKPGSAQTMKLANNILAANVLVATSEVVVMGVKAGLDPAVMVDVLNAGSGATSASRDKFPRAVLPRTFDYGFATGLMVKDVRLYLDEAKALGVPVDVAETIGRLWEVAALDQGADSDFTAVIKGFEKAAGVTVGGLDEGRTA, from the coding sequence GTGACCGAAATCGGCTTTATCGGGTTGGGCAACATGGGTTTTCCGATGGCGCACCGACTCATCGACGACGGCAACAACGTCATCGCCTTCGACACCAGCAGCGCGACACTCGACCGCATCGTCTCACTCGGTGCCCGCGCCGCGTCGTCGGCGAAAGACGTCGCCGACCGTGCGGAAACGGTGCTGGCCAGTCTGCCGTCGCCAGCGGTGTCGCTGGAGGTCGCCAGTGGGTCCGTGGGTGTGATCGCCGGCTCCCGGGTCAAGCGCTATGTCGAGCTGTCGACGGTGGGCAGCCGCGCGGCCGTGCGGATCCATGACCTGCTGGCCGGGCGGGCCATCGCCGCTCTGGACAGCCCGGTCAGTGGCGGCGTCGGCGGCTCCGAAAAAGGGACGCTTGCCCTGATGGTGTCCGGCCCGCGCAATGAATTCGACGTCATCCGGCCCATCCTCGAGGCGCTCGGCCGCCCGTTCTACATCGGGGAGAAGCCGGGGTCGGCGCAGACGATGAAGCTCGCCAACAACATCCTGGCGGCCAACGTGTTGGTCGCGACATCAGAGGTCGTGGTGATGGGCGTCAAGGCCGGTCTCGACCCGGCCGTGATGGTCGACGTTCTCAATGCGGGCTCGGGCGCGACAAGCGCCAGCCGGGACAAGTTTCCGCGTGCGGTGTTGCCGCGCACCTTCGACTACGGCTTTGCCACCGGCCTGATGGTCAAGGACGTACGGCTCTATCTCGACGAGGCGAAGGCACTGGGCGTGCCCGTCGACGTCGCCGAGACCATCGGCCGGCTCTGGGAAGTGGCCGCACTCGACCAGGGCGCCGACTCGGATTTCACGGCGGTCATCAAAGGGTTCGAGAAGGCCGCCGGCGTCACCGTCGGTGGCCTCGACGAGGGCCGGACGGCATGA
- a CDS encoding carboxymuconolactone decarboxylase family protein, translating into MDRETYQRGLEIRSAVLGEAYVNMALADADEFSKPLQDLVTEYCWGEVWGRDGLPRKTRSMLNLAMIPILNRPNELRTHIKGALTNGVTRDEICEIFLQVAVYAGVPAAVDSFRIAREVFAKLDEDSS; encoded by the coding sequence ATGGATCGCGAAACGTACCAGCGCGGACTTGAAATCCGCTCGGCGGTGCTGGGTGAGGCGTACGTCAACATGGCACTCGCCGACGCCGACGAATTCTCCAAGCCGTTACAAGATCTCGTCACCGAATACTGCTGGGGCGAGGTGTGGGGCCGAGATGGCTTGCCCCGCAAGACGCGCAGCATGCTCAACCTGGCAATGATCCCAATCCTCAACCGGCCAAACGAATTACGAACCCATATCAAGGGTGCGCTGACCAACGGCGTGACACGCGATGAGATTTGCGAGATCTTCTTGCAGGTGGCCGTTTACGCGGGCGTTCCGGCCGCGGTCGACAGTTTCCGCATCGCGCGCGAAGTGTTCGCCAAGCTGGACGAGGACTCGTCGTGA
- a CDS encoding Rieske (2Fe-2S) protein, translating to MSEETKRPEPRLAQGREHVVATVDEIPPGKHKLVPIGRHGVGVYNVNGTFYAIANYCPHEGGPLCSGRARGRTIVDESVPGDAVMVRDLEFIYCPWHQWGFELATGTTAVKPEWSIRTYPVRVVGNDVLVQA from the coding sequence TTGTCAGAAGAAACGAAACGGCCCGAGCCACGCCTCGCCCAGGGCCGCGAGCACGTCGTCGCCACGGTAGACGAGATTCCGCCGGGCAAGCACAAGCTGGTACCGATCGGGCGTCACGGTGTCGGTGTCTACAACGTCAACGGCACCTTTTACGCCATCGCGAATTACTGCCCGCACGAAGGCGGTCCGCTGTGCTCGGGACGCGCCCGGGGACGCACAATCGTCGACGAATCCGTGCCGGGTGACGCCGTGATGGTGCGGGACCTGGAATTCATCTACTGCCCATGGCACCAATGGGGTTTCGAGCTGGCGACCGGCACCACCGCGGTCAAGCCGGAGTGGAGTATTCGCACCTATCCGGTGCGAGTCGTCGGCAACGACGTTCTGGTTCAGGCCTAA
- a CDS encoding acyl-CoA dehydrogenase family protein — protein sequence MLLEFDADQRLWQDTVRDAVAKQCPPSLVRSVAEDGVDPSPLWKSYVDQGWTELNESDSAVELAIVLEELGRATDPTPFLATMSQFAPLVADRFDPHQSGTAVYSGVAAHRDAEGWVLDGTARHVLDGDRADRLAVVTDAGVFLVAASAVSARRASVFDPVLHVADLSFAEVRVPDSERLAVDTERAHHLALTGMAITMVGACQRILDLVLEHVKSRQQFGVPIGSFQAVQHKAADMHVAVERARALAYFAALTIATDDPRRRLAAAMAKASAGECQSLVFRHGLQLHGAMGFTWENDLQFALKRAKAGELMLGGAAEHRARIAEEYRAADF from the coding sequence ATGTTGTTGGAGTTCGATGCTGATCAGCGACTGTGGCAGGACACGGTGCGCGACGCCGTCGCAAAGCAGTGCCCGCCCTCGTTGGTGCGCAGCGTCGCCGAGGATGGCGTGGACCCGAGCCCGCTGTGGAAGTCGTATGTCGACCAGGGCTGGACCGAGCTGAATGAATCGGACAGCGCCGTGGAGCTGGCCATCGTGCTCGAAGAACTCGGCCGCGCAACCGATCCCACGCCGTTTCTGGCCACGATGAGCCAGTTCGCGCCGCTCGTCGCCGACCGGTTCGACCCACACCAGTCAGGCACCGCGGTGTACAGCGGTGTCGCGGCGCACCGCGACGCCGAGGGCTGGGTGCTGGATGGCACCGCACGCCACGTCCTGGATGGCGATCGGGCGGACCGGCTGGCCGTCGTCACCGACGCGGGGGTATTCCTCGTCGCAGCCAGTGCGGTCTCGGCCCGGCGCGCCTCGGTGTTCGACCCGGTGCTGCACGTCGCCGACCTGTCGTTCGCCGAGGTCCGGGTGCCCGACAGTGAGCGGCTGGCCGTTGACACGGAACGCGCTCATCATCTGGCGCTGACCGGCATGGCCATCACGATGGTCGGCGCCTGTCAACGCATCCTCGACCTGGTGCTCGAGCACGTCAAAAGCCGTCAGCAATTCGGCGTACCGATCGGCTCCTTCCAGGCCGTGCAGCACAAGGCCGCCGACATGCACGTCGCGGTGGAACGTGCTCGCGCACTTGCCTACTTCGCCGCGCTGACGATCGCGACCGACGATCCGCGCCGTCGGCTGGCGGCCGCGATGGCCAAAGCCTCGGCGGGGGAGTGCCAGTCGTTGGTATTCCGGCACGGGTTACAGCTGCACGGCGCAATGGGTTTCACGTGGGAGAACGACCTGCAGTTCGCGCTGAAACGGGCCAAAGCGGGCGAACTGATGCTCGGCGGCGCCGCCGAGCATCGGGCGCGGATCGCGGAGGAATACCGTGCAGCTGACTTTTGA
- a CDS encoding alpha/beta fold hydrolase, translating into MAWPGLVLVHGGAHAADCWDLTVAELACQTPELPVLAIDLPGRGGRPADLTAVTTTDWVNSAVADIDAAGFGDVVIAGHSMGGLTVPGIVAKLGAARVREMILLAAFVPPQGASVVETLRGPLAPLARSAGRIRRSVPMPRALALFAFCNGMTREQRALTLSRLCLESPNVIFEPADRSDLPGEVPRTWIMTLADRALSQRQQLGAIESLGGVDTMLCVDACHDVMFSRPRWLATTLADRCRAHR; encoded by the coding sequence ATGGCATGGCCCGGGCTGGTGCTGGTGCATGGGGGCGCCCATGCCGCTGATTGCTGGGATCTCACCGTTGCCGAATTAGCCTGTCAGACACCGGAATTGCCGGTCCTCGCGATCGATCTACCCGGCCGTGGTGGCAGGCCGGCAGATCTGACGGCCGTCACCACCACCGACTGGGTGAACTCCGCGGTCGCCGATATCGACGCCGCCGGCTTTGGCGACGTTGTGATCGCGGGGCATTCGATGGGCGGGCTGACCGTGCCGGGCATCGTGGCCAAGCTCGGGGCCGCGCGGGTGCGGGAGATGATCCTGTTGGCCGCGTTCGTACCACCGCAGGGCGCGTCGGTGGTGGAAACGCTGCGCGGGCCCCTGGCCCCGTTGGCGCGATCGGCGGGCCGGATCCGCCGGTCGGTCCCAATGCCAAGGGCGCTAGCGCTTTTCGCGTTCTGTAACGGAATGACGCGCGAGCAACGCGCGCTGACCCTGTCGCGACTGTGCCTGGAATCGCCGAACGTCATCTTCGAACCGGCCGACCGCAGCGACCTGCCGGGCGAGGTGCCGCGGACGTGGATCATGACGCTGGCCGACCGAGCGTTGTCGCAGCGCCAGCAGCTCGGCGCGATCGAATCCCTGGGCGGTGTCGACACGATGCTCTGCGTCGACGCCTGCCACGACGTGATGTTCTCTCGCCCGCGCTGGCTGGCCACCACGTTGGCCGATCGGTGCCGGGCCCATCGGTGA
- a CDS encoding NADH-ubiquinone oxidoreductase-F iron-sulfur binding region domain-containing protein, whose translation MNTTQSTMITTATLPGFTPRLLNAQTGREDLAAYRQLGGYRPLADADALLGEVEASGLVGRGGAAFPLAVKLRTVRDNGRLITAAPVVIANGEEGEPASVKDRWLLRNRPHLVLDGLRLAAAVVAADRAYVYVSDPESAHSVESALGELDSDTLGATVHVLTVPPGYVAGEETAAVRVINGGPAKPTDKPPRPFEAGVDELPTLVSNVETLANLPYLQGNGSAAFRSQGTSLSTGTFLATITGGGKPPVLYELPHGLAFTELLALHGISPESVRGALMGGYFAGLLNPTVLETTLDHETMRRLGSGLGCGAVSVITDDCPVAVAAAVLAYFDRENAGQCGSCFNGTAAMAAAAGALRDGAATKEDVDRLRRWSVLLRGRGACATLDAATNVAASLLDQFPAEVTAHLDNTCPDCAGGAFRAERPYEAQALRQA comes from the coding sequence TTGAACACCACCCAGTCCACGATGATCACCACCGCCACCCTTCCCGGGTTCACACCACGGCTGCTGAACGCCCAAACCGGCAGAGAAGACCTGGCTGCATATCGACAGCTGGGCGGCTACCGTCCGCTCGCCGACGCCGACGCATTGCTCGGCGAAGTCGAAGCCAGCGGACTCGTCGGCCGTGGCGGCGCCGCCTTCCCGCTTGCGGTCAAGTTGCGCACGGTGCGCGACAACGGCCGTCTGATCACCGCTGCACCTGTCGTCATCGCGAATGGTGAAGAGGGAGAACCGGCTTCGGTCAAAGACCGCTGGCTGCTGCGCAACCGCCCGCATCTGGTGCTCGATGGACTGCGGTTGGCCGCGGCCGTGGTGGCCGCGGACCGCGCCTACGTGTATGTGTCCGATCCGGAGTCGGCGCACAGCGTCGAAAGCGCACTCGGCGAGCTCGATTCCGACACTCTCGGTGCCACGGTCCACGTGTTGACCGTGCCGCCCGGATACGTGGCCGGTGAAGAGACCGCCGCGGTTCGGGTGATCAACGGGGGCCCGGCCAAGCCAACCGACAAGCCGCCGCGCCCATTCGAAGCCGGCGTCGATGAGCTGCCCACATTGGTCAGCAATGTCGAGACGCTCGCCAATCTGCCTTACTTACAGGGCAACGGTTCCGCGGCGTTTCGTTCGCAGGGCACGTCGCTGTCGACCGGCACCTTCTTGGCGACGATCACCGGTGGCGGCAAGCCGCCGGTGCTCTACGAACTTCCCCACGGTCTGGCATTCACCGAACTGCTTGCACTGCACGGGATTTCCCCTGAAAGCGTGCGAGGGGCGCTGATGGGTGGGTACTTCGCCGGTCTGCTCAACCCCACGGTGCTGGAGACCACGCTGGACCACGAGACGATGCGGCGCCTCGGCAGCGGCCTGGGCTGCGGTGCGGTCTCGGTGATCACCGACGATTGCCCCGTCGCGGTCGCGGCTGCCGTGCTGGCCTATTTCGACCGCGAGAATGCCGGCCAATGCGGGTCCTGCTTCAACGGGACGGCGGCGATGGCGGCCGCCGCCGGTGCGCTGCGCGACGGCGCCGCAACGAAAGAAGACGTCGACCGGTTGCGCCGCTGGTCGGTGCTGCTGCGCGGGCGCGGCGCCTGCGCCACACTGGATGCCGCCACCAATGTGGCCGCCAGCCTGCTCGATCAGTTCCCGGCCGAAGTGACGGCGCATCTCGACAACACCTGTCCGGATTGCGCCGGTGGCGCGTTCCGCGCCGAACGTCCCTACGAGGCGCAAGCTCTGAGGCAAGCATGA
- a CDS encoding ferredoxin: MKIRLDRTICDGFGVCAKYAPGYFSLDDWGYAALIGDGTVAEADRDAVMRALMDCPVHAITELGERIFPAASLPLTEADDPAEHLKTEENEAEWGFTR; the protein is encoded by the coding sequence ATGAAAATCCGTCTGGACCGCACCATTTGCGACGGCTTCGGAGTTTGCGCCAAATACGCGCCCGGATATTTCTCGCTGGACGACTGGGGCTATGCCGCCCTGATCGGGGACGGCACCGTGGCCGAGGCTGATCGCGACGCCGTGATGCGCGCACTGATGGATTGCCCGGTGCATGCCATCACCGAACTCGGTGAACGCATCTTCCCCGCCGCATCGCTACCGCTCACCGAGGCAGACGATCCGGCCGAGCACCTCAAAACCGAAGAGAACGAAGCCGAGTGGGGCTTCACCCGTTGA